Below is a window of Holophagales bacterium DNA.
AGTTCTGGCTAACCTTCACGAAGAGCCACAGGTGTGTAACCTGGATCGCCCCCGATGGTCGACCATCATCAGCGGCGACACCGGGTCGATCATGCTTCGTTGCGATCGCCTCTCCCTCACACCGATCCTCGCAGCACGGTCGCACCGCGCCGACATCGAGGACCGAGAACTCCTCCTGCCGCCTCAGCAGGTACTTCCCGAGGTTCTTCGGCGTGGTATCGCACTTCCGGACGTACGCGAGCATCAAGGCGGCCTGCATGGACCACCCGTACTCACCGATCACGTATCGTTTGAGGCCTTCCTTACAGTACAGGTCGATGCCCTTGCCTGGCTCGATGAGTTTGCATTCCGCGAAGATGCCGTACACCTCGTGCCGCGCCCGGTAGGGACGAGTGCTACTTAGCCGGAATACGAGATCCGGCTTCTTCTTGATGCTCTTCCCATCCCAAGACGGCACCTCGGCGCCCCGCTCGACCGACGAGAAATGCTCCTTGCTGAACAGGGTGATGGCCTTTGGCTCCCCGTAGAGTGTATCGAGGAGCCTGCGCTGAAGCGCGAAGGTGATCTCATCTTCCAGTGCGGTCGACGGGTTGCAATCGATAGCGTTCCCCGGTTCCTGAATCTCCTCCCACGCTTTGCACAGCACCGCCTCCGCCGCTCGCAGCAAGCCAGGCGGTACTTCGTGTGGCGCCGTGCGCTTGGCAGTCACGTCCATCTACGCGTGGACTACCTGTTGGAGGTCTTTGCTGTAATCCTCGGAGAGCCGGCGGGCGCACAACCGGCCGCGACTCGGAGTCAGATATCGCATCTGATTGATCATCGCGATCGTGATCCCTCGGCCGCCGGGGCCAATCACCACGATCTGCGAGCTGCCGAAGGCCTCCGCCAGAACGTGCGCGTCTGGAACAACGGAGATGCTCGCCTGGTCCTGACCGGCGCTCCCAATTGCAAACCACACCCAAGAGTCCTTCGCCGAGATAATGCTCGCCTGCAGCCTGTCGTCGTCACGGAGCAGCCGGAGCTCCGCGTTGAATTCCGAGAGAAACCTCTTCAGGACGGTATCCGAAGCCGACAGCTGTCCCCAATCCTTGTTCTGCTTGAAAGGCAGGCTAGCGGCTAACGTGTCGTGGACCACCTGAAGATCAGCGTCGCCCAACTTGTAGCAGGCCATCACGAAGCTGTTCATCGCCGCCCGCATCTCGTTCGGCGTCGCGCAGAAGGCCCTAGAGAGCTCCTCGATCTTGTCTTGATGAACACGCGGGAGAGATTCGAGAGGCACGATCGGCACCCTGTCGAGGTCCTCCTTCGTGATCTCCTCCCGCTCGACCCCGAGCTTGCTACTCGTCAAGAGCACGTAATACAGGAGCAAATCACTGCTCAGGACGAGGTGGAGATATCGAGCGAGCTTCTCCGCTTCCGCGTGACCGTGTGTGCTCAATCCGTAAAACGACTCATTGAACGCGACATCGCGTAGAGCAAGGTGCGCCCAGCGAAAGCATTCCCGCGCTCGCGGGGCGACTGGACATAGCACTAACGGCGCGCGGTAGATCTCCCGAGATCGAGGGTAGAGAACCCGGCTGATCGTGAACGGGAGTAGCTTTCGCGTGTCGATCAACGGGGCAAGATCGTTGCGACTTGCCAAGGTCGGCAGCCCGTGAAGCGCCCCGGCACTTTGGTGCTCTCTCGCGCTCCCACCGACTTGGAACCCATCTCCGTACGTGAGACTCAAGCCTTCCCAGAGCTCATGCAGGGGGCGGCCGCGCGACTCGATCTGTCGAAGAACCGGGATGTCCAGCGCGGACCCTCGGAACATGATCTTGAAGAGGTACGCGTTCTCCGCCACAGCCCCGTGCCAAATGGGCTGCGCCGCCGAATAGTCGATGCGGAAGCTGCCGAGACTATTCAGAGCATCGTCGATGAGGGGACTGGCGTACGTGAACTCATCTGCCGTGCCCGGCTTTGTGTTTTCAGCGAGGATGAAGCAAAACGGCGCACTGACTCGCGGCCATACCGAGGTGTGACGCAGGGCTGCTCCGTTCAGAATGCTGCGCACCCGGAGCGCTCGAAAGACGAGGTTCCGGGCCAATTGTCCCGGCGCGGACTGCTTGAAGAGGAACCGAGCATGCATGAGGAACGCAATGCGACCGCTTGGCTTTGCCCACTGCATCGCGACGAGCAGGAAGGCGAGATCGGGGTTGTCGTCCGGGAGACCGGCGGCTCGAGCGTCGTCAGCACCGAGGCGTTCCCTTACGGGTGCGCGAACCGCTTCGAGGAGCGCCCTCCGTCGCGCCGCTGTACGTTTTGTGACGGTCCACGGTGGATTCCCGAGCACCAGGTCAAATCGCGCGAGAAAGCCACTGTCTGCACCGTGCTGGAGGCTACCAAGAGCGTCCTGGTCGAACTTGAACAGAACGGATCCAAGGAGTTCCTTGAAACCGAGTTTGCTCAGAGGGCGTGGCTTGACGTCCACCTCGAGAGCCGTGAGATACAGACTGAGTGCCGTGAGACGGAGCGCCGTTGGGTTTACATCG
It encodes the following:
- a CDS encoding N-6 DNA methylase codes for the protein MRSITEHDPESRSFVPSLGLRPEIDARRKYSADLILSLLESATDKISRSGLGADDALSLSGRALFLRFLVDREIVKPEDLTEVCQAASEYGECFSTPSRAQATSSWLDETFNGDLLPLSFGTSGLSRRLEQLSERNRRDILGQLALIAHRAQPSGQLMFDWGDIDFGHVPVGLLSQVYESHCAKYDASSRSKSVYYTPRQLAEYVVAEAFDGLPRPWTATVLDPAAGAGVFLVAAFRRLVAAHWKHYGKPPTSAEIRRILYEQLAGFDVNPTALRLTALSLYLTALEVDVKPRPLSKLGFKELLGSVLFKFDQDALGSLQHGADSGFLARFDLVLGNPPWTVTKRTAARRRALLEAVRAPVRERLGADDARAAGLPDDNPDLAFLLVAMQWAKPSGRIAFLMHARFLFKQSAPGQLARNLVFRALRVRSILNGAALRHTSVWPRVSAPFCFILAENTKPGTADEFTYASPLIDDALNSLGSFRIDYSAAQPIWHGAVAENAYLFKIMFRGSALDIPVLRQIESRGRPLHELWEGLSLTYGDGFQVGGSAREHQSAGALHGLPTLASRNDLAPLIDTRKLLPFTISRVLYPRSREIYRAPLVLCPVAPRARECFRWAHLALRDVAFNESFYGLSTHGHAEAEKLARYLHLVLSSDLLLYYVLLTSSKLGVEREEITKEDLDRVPIVPLESLPRVHQDKIEELSRAFCATPNEMRAAMNSFVMACYKLGDADLQVVHDTLAASLPFKQNKDWGQLSASDTVLKRFLSEFNAELRLLRDDDRLQASIISAKDSWVWFAIGSAGQDQASISVVPDAHVLAEAFGSSQIVVIGPGGRGITIAMINQMRYLTPSRGRLCARRLSEDYSKDLQQVVHA